Proteins encoded by one window of Candidatus Sumerlaea chitinivorans:
- a CDS encoding UDP-N-acetylmuramate--alanine ligase, which yields MTDGLTIHFVGIGGIGMSGIAHLLLEAGEAVSGSDVKESQQTRELAAKGARIYIGHAAENVHGAREVVVSSAIRPTNPEIIEARRLGIPIRHRSEKLAELLDARRGITIAGTHGKTTTSSMAATLLATAGLNPSYAVGGVINTADSNAAGGGSEWFVAEADESDGSLVNFHPEIAIITNVELDHTDYYENLEQVYNVFLAHLKNIKAGGSVVACVDDPGVREVLSRAGLSLPLQSGCSRLPNDVRVMGYGTTEEAELRAEGIESNGFGYTYTAVQNGERLGRFSLNVPGQHNVLNSLAVIALGRIVGLDTETIARGIAAFRGVRRRFQVIAKTEQVTIVDDYAHHPTELKATLAAARSLHAGRIVAIFQPHRYSRTQSLAREFGAAFHDADVVVLTDIYPASEDPIAGVTSELILQALAENHHPAAFYVGSLEAAEEFVAANVRPGDMILTLGAGDITKCGPSLARRLGCK from the coding sequence GTGACAGACGGACTGACGATCCATTTCGTGGGAATCGGTGGAATTGGGATGAGCGGAATCGCTCATTTGCTCTTGGAGGCGGGGGAAGCGGTCAGTGGTTCGGACGTGAAAGAATCGCAACAAACACGCGAGCTTGCAGCCAAGGGCGCGCGCATTTACATTGGTCATGCAGCGGAAAACGTTCATGGGGCGCGCGAAGTTGTGGTGAGTAGCGCGATCCGTCCAACCAACCCTGAAATCATCGAGGCGCGCCGTCTCGGTATTCCGATCCGGCATCGCTCAGAAAAACTCGCGGAACTCCTCGACGCCCGTCGAGGAATCACGATCGCAGGGACGCACGGAAAAACCACAACGTCCTCGATGGCTGCCACCCTTTTGGCGACAGCGGGACTCAACCCAAGTTACGCTGTGGGTGGAGTGATCAACACCGCTGATTCAAATGCAGCCGGTGGTGGTAGCGAATGGTTTGTGGCCGAAGCGGACGAGAGCGATGGCTCACTTGTAAATTTCCACCCCGAGATTGCCATCATCACCAACGTGGAACTCGACCATACGGATTACTACGAGAACCTTGAGCAGGTTTACAATGTTTTCTTGGCTCACCTGAAAAACATAAAGGCCGGCGGGTCGGTCGTGGCATGTGTGGATGATCCCGGCGTGCGAGAAGTTCTGAGCCGCGCGGGGCTCAGCCTCCCACTGCAATCAGGTTGCAGTCGGCTCCCAAACGATGTCCGAGTGATGGGATACGGCACAACCGAAGAAGCGGAGCTGAGGGCTGAAGGAATCGAGAGCAATGGTTTTGGCTATACGTACACGGCTGTTCAAAATGGTGAAAGACTTGGGCGGTTTTCGCTGAACGTTCCAGGTCAACACAATGTCTTAAATTCGCTGGCAGTTATCGCCCTCGGTCGGATCGTCGGGTTGGACACGGAAACGATTGCGCGAGGCATTGCTGCGTTCCGAGGTGTGCGCCGGCGTTTCCAAGTGATCGCGAAAACAGAGCAGGTGACGATCGTGGACGACTATGCGCACCATCCGACGGAACTCAAGGCCACGTTAGCGGCGGCCCGCTCGCTACATGCTGGACGCATTGTGGCGATCTTCCAGCCACATCGCTACTCGCGGACTCAATCGTTGGCCCGAGAATTTGGCGCTGCGTTTCACGATGCCGACGTTGTCGTGCTCACCGATATCTATCCCGCAAGCGAGGACCCGATCGCTGGGGTGACATCCGAGCTCATCTTGCAGGCGCTGGCGGAGAATCACCACCCGGCAGCATTCTACGTGGGGTCGCTTGAAGCAGCCGAGGAGTTTGTTGCCGCAAATGTGCGGCCCGGCGACATGATCCTGACTTTGGGAGCGGGCGATATTACGAAGTGTGGCCCCTCACTGGCTCGGCGTCTTGGGTGCAAGTAG
- a CDS encoding Glycosyltransferase, whose translation MPTNNWFRVPLRRFRIPPTEPTSSWRWRISTCRATREKQGVAQMTRLLFPTTDFLPKLSGVATVGWGQAAGLARLGHEVRVDTLDFGPLPPALEIPQGLEICAHSIRTRAILRLVPIAQMVRRAIREYRPDCLYSTTYRGLGPVLALMAGKAGLRFALYIHGTELFTENRNLLRRKLMEYTFGRASLLLTNSENTKRLIHEFFPRIQTPVVALHPGIELEKYDSPQVFEQAKELRARWLETCRASKDALILLTAARVTREKGIHLVMEALASLHKTLPRTVLYIICGSGPDLEALKRLAKELEVDRCTLFEGAISPLQLPARYRAADIYVQPSNFDSFGISLVEAQYCGLPCVATRVGGIPEAVLDGQSALLVPLNDQAALQNALRTVIENDELRARMGEAGRKHAAQFSWDVHAQRLSQLLEAWCIPSLERTAR comes from the coding sequence ATGCCGACAAATAACTGGTTCCGAGTACCACTCCGGCGTTTTCGGATCCCACCTACAGAACCGACGAGCTCATGGCGGTGGCGAATTTCTACTTGTCGCGCCACCCGAGAAAAGCAAGGTGTAGCGCAGATGACTCGACTATTGTTTCCAACAACGGATTTCTTGCCGAAGCTGAGTGGTGTGGCGACTGTGGGCTGGGGCCAAGCGGCAGGGTTAGCACGACTGGGCCATGAGGTGCGAGTGGACACCCTCGACTTCGGGCCACTTCCGCCCGCGTTGGAGATTCCGCAAGGATTAGAGATTTGTGCTCACTCCATTCGAACGCGGGCAATTCTGCGCCTTGTTCCCATCGCACAGATGGTCCGACGCGCAATTCGGGAATATCGCCCGGACTGCCTCTACTCGACCACCTATCGGGGCCTCGGACCTGTGCTTGCCCTCATGGCCGGAAAGGCTGGACTTCGGTTCGCGCTCTATATTCACGGAACAGAGCTTTTTACAGAAAACCGCAATCTATTGCGCCGGAAACTCATGGAATACACCTTTGGGCGAGCGTCGCTCTTGCTCACAAACTCAGAGAATACGAAGCGCCTCATCCACGAGTTTTTCCCGCGGATCCAGACTCCAGTTGTCGCGTTACACCCGGGAATAGAGCTCGAGAAATACGACTCCCCTCAGGTTTTTGAGCAGGCAAAAGAACTGCGAGCCCGCTGGCTTGAAACATGTCGGGCATCTAAGGACGCTTTGATATTGCTAACGGCTGCACGTGTCACCCGCGAAAAGGGAATCCATCTTGTTATGGAAGCTCTAGCCTCACTGCACAAAACGCTACCTCGGACCGTTTTGTACATAATTTGTGGAAGCGGTCCAGACTTAGAGGCGCTCAAACGTTTGGCAAAAGAATTGGAAGTCGATCGCTGCACTCTCTTCGAGGGTGCAATTTCTCCTCTTCAACTGCCTGCGAGGTATCGCGCAGCTGACATCTACGTTCAGCCCAGTAATTTCGACAGTTTTGGGATCTCACTGGTTGAAGCCCAGTACTGTGGCCTTCCGTGTGTCGCAACTCGAGTTGGTGGAATTCCAGAGGCTGTGTTGGATGGGCAGAGTGCGCTACTCGTGCCGTTGAACGACCAAGCAGCTCTTCAAAACGCACTTCGAACAGTGATTGAGAACGACGAGTTACGGGCGCGCATGGGTGAGGCTGGGAGAAAGCACGCAGCTCAGTTCTCATGGGACGTTCATGCGCAACGTCTGTCGCAGCTGCTCGAGGCATGGTGCATTCCATCGCTGGAGCGGACTGCACGATGA
- a CDS encoding Deacetylase: protein MRFIYSPKYEVDIGSHVFPTCKYRLVRERLLEEGLAREEDFVEPAPATRAQLELAHTPEYLEDLEHLRWTDRTRFSELPLTKPIVDAYVLAAGGTILGARIALTAPERLCVHVGGGFHHAFADKAEGFCYINDIAVTIRVMQHEQCIRTAMVVDCDLHQGNGTARIFNNDPTVFTFSIHQENNYPLKERSDLDIGLEDFAGDSEYLSALSEGLEIAFSQHKPELLVYVAGVDPYYDDQLGALKLTKEGMKARDELVLGEARKRGIPAVIVFAGGYARRLSDVVELHTQTCRVAYELATQG from the coding sequence ATGCGATTTATCTACTCGCCAAAGTATGAAGTGGATATTGGCTCGCACGTCTTTCCTACGTGCAAATATCGGTTGGTCCGCGAGCGCCTGCTGGAGGAGGGCCTTGCGCGTGAAGAAGATTTCGTTGAACCGGCCCCAGCAACCCGCGCGCAGCTCGAACTTGCGCACACGCCCGAGTATCTGGAGGATCTCGAACATCTCCGTTGGACAGATCGGACCCGTTTCAGCGAGCTACCGCTGACAAAACCTATTGTGGATGCCTATGTGCTGGCTGCGGGCGGGACCATCCTCGGGGCCCGGATCGCACTGACTGCGCCAGAACGGCTGTGTGTCCATGTCGGCGGCGGCTTCCACCACGCTTTCGCGGATAAGGCAGAGGGGTTTTGCTATATCAACGATATCGCCGTGACCATTCGAGTTATGCAACACGAGCAGTGCATTCGCACCGCCATGGTCGTGGATTGCGATCTACACCAAGGCAACGGGACCGCACGGATTTTCAACAATGACCCGACCGTGTTCACGTTCTCCATTCATCAAGAAAACAATTATCCTCTCAAGGAGCGGTCAGATCTGGATATTGGGCTCGAAGACTTTGCGGGGGACAGCGAGTATTTGAGCGCCCTATCGGAGGGGCTGGAGATTGCATTCTCGCAACACAAGCCTGAGTTGCTTGTCTACGTCGCCGGAGTCGACCCCTACTACGACGACCAGCTGGGAGCTCTAAAACTCACCAAGGAGGGCATGAAGGCCCGTGATGAACTGGTACTTGGCGAGGCTCGCAAACGAGGAATTCCGGCTGTCATCGTCTTTGCGGGCGGCTACGCTCGTAGGCTGAGTGACGTTGTGGAATTGCACACCCAGACGTGCCGCGTGGCCTATGAACTGGCAACTCAAGGTTGA